In one Pangasianodon hypophthalmus isolate fPanHyp1 chromosome 22, fPanHyp1.pri, whole genome shotgun sequence genomic region, the following are encoded:
- the ptchd1 gene encoding patched domain-containing protein 1, translating into MLRQAVREGLRASFHKLGHFVANHPVFFASAPVLLSVLLGASFSRYRVEEEVERLLAPKHSLAKIEGNLVDSLFPVNRSKHTLYSDLQTPGRYGRVIVTSRKGSVLEPHHADLVLKLHGAITHIQVPMLGFNYTFAHLCLLDDSKNCIIDDILRVLEEMRTARASNRTVPPLRYPITRLKDGREAYIGHQLGGVQTVGGGREGVRAARALQLTYYLQVASALNEVVAARWELLFCRELERFSAAHPELGLYPFTSSSLQRDFQRTSRVSERPLLFSLAACLSLAVLCSSMRDCVRTKPWLGILALVTVSLATLTSAGIFNLTGGKYNSTYLGIPFIMLGHGLFGTFEMLSSWRRTREDQHVKERVAAVFSDCMLPFTASTALHLVTFGIGASPFTNIEAVRLFCRIACISILFNYLYILTFYGSNLVFAGYLENNYRHSLFCRRVPKPDLLQQKPAWYRFLMYTHYNEEASEPGDLHVYENHLLVAFMKRYYCDWITNTYVKPFVVLFYLVYISFALMGYLQVSEGSDLSNVVATETSTIAYTRAQQRYFSSYSPVIGFYIYESIEYWNTSVQEDLLEYTKGFERISWFESYLNYLHGLNITTSLSRRNFTEHLRSGFLRQPRYLHFSDDIIFAKRADGEFDVVASRMFLVAKTTENKREEMSILLDTLRKLSLTSRVKFIIFNPSFVYMDRYASSVGAPLKNSCIAALFLLFFSSFLAADPLVNAWITVTVASVEFGVVGFMTLWQVELDCVSVLCLIYGVNYAVDSSVPLVSAFALGRDSTRTRWVKVSLERHGVPALQSYMCYGAALLPLAAVPSNLTHTLFRCFFLTALITAFHCLAILPVLLTFLPPSKKKRRERKNVAEHREEIECVEMADSTRVVDQITTV; encoded by the exons ATGTTGCGGCAAGCGGTGCGCGAGGGGCTGCGGGCGTCCTTCCACAAGCTGGGCCACTTCGTCGCCAACCACCCGGTGTTCTTCGCCTCGGCGCCCGTGCTCCTCTCAGTGCTGCTCGGCGCCAGTTTCAGCAGGTACCGagtggaggaggaagtggagCGCCTGCTAGCCCCCAAACACAGCCTGGCGAAGATCGAGGGCAACCTGGTGGACAGCCTGTTCCCCGTCAACCGCTCCAAACACACTCTCTACTCTGACCTGCAGACACCGGGCCGGTACGGGCGCGTGATCGTGACCTCGCGCAAGGGGAGCGTGCTCGAGCCTCACCACGCTGACCTTGTCCTGAAG CTTCACGGTGCCATCACCCACATCCAGGTTCCGATGCTGGGCTTCAACTACACCTTCGCTCACCTCTGCCTGCTGGACGATAGCAAGAACTGCATCATAGACGACATCCTGCGAGTGCTGGAGGAGATGCGAACAGCCCGTGCCTCGAACCGGACCGTGCCGCCTCTGCGTTACCCCATCACGCGACTCAAGGACGGGCGAGAGGCCTACATCGGACACCAGCTTGGCGGGGTGCAGACAGTGGGAGGCGGTCGAGAAGGCGTCCGCGCCGCCCGCGCTCTCCAGCTCACCTACTACCTGCAGGTCGCCAGTGCGCTGAACGAGGTGGTGGCGGCTCGCTGGGAGCTGCTGTTCTGCCGTGAGCTGGAGCGCTTCAGCGCAGCACACCCCGAGCTGGGGCTCTACCCGTTCACCTCGTCCTCGCTGCAGAGGGACTTTCAGAGGACGAGTCGTGTGTCGGAACGCCCGCTGCTCTTCAGCCTGGCCGCATGCCTCTCACTCGCTGTGCTTTGCTCTTCTATGAGAGACTGCGTACGCACCAAACCCTGGCTGGGAATCCTGGCGTTGGTCACCGTCAGCCTCGCGACTCTCACCTCCGCCGGGATCTTTAACCTCACCGGAGGGAAATACAACTCCACGTACCTTGGCATTCCTTTCATCATGCTGG GTCATGGCTTGTTTGGCACGTTCGAGATGCTCTCTTCGTGGCGACGGACGCGTGAGGACCAGCATGTAAAAGAGCGAGTGGCTGCTGTGTTCTCAGACTGCATGCTTCCCTTCACAGCCAGCACCGCCCTTCACCTGGTCACCTTTGGCATCGGCGCCAGCCCGTTCACGAACATCGAGGCCGTGCGCCTGTTCTGCCGCATTGCCTGCATTTCCATCCTCTTCAACTACCTCTACATCCTCACCTTCTATGGGTCCAACCTGGTTTTTGCAGGTTACCTCGAAAACAACTATCGCCACAGCCTGTTCTGCAGGCGCGTACCCAAGCCTGATTTACTGCAACAAAAGCCAGCTTGGTATCGCTTCCTGATGTACACGCATTACAACGAGGAAGCGTCTGAACCCGGTGACCTACATGTCTATGAGAACCATCTCCTGGTGGCCTTCATGAAGCGTTACTATTGCGACTGGATCACCAACACTTACGTCAAACCCTTTGTagtgcttttttatttagtatacaTCTCCTTTGCATTGATGGGCTACTTACAAGTGAGTGAAGGCTCAGATCTCAGTAATGTTGTTGCCACAGAGACCAGCACCATCGCCTACACCCGGGCACAACAGCGCTACTTTAGCAGCTACAGCCCTGTAATTGGCTTCTACATCTATGAATCTATCGAGTACTGGAACACCAGTGTTCAGGAGGATCTGCTCGAGTACACGAAAGGGTTCGAGCGGATCTCCTGGTTTGAGAGTTACCTGAACTACCTGCATGGTCTGAACATCACGACCAGCCTTTCGCGCAGAAACTTCACCGAGCACCTGCGCTCAGGTTTCCTCCGCCAGCCCCGCTACCTCCATTTTTCAGACGACATCATATTCGCCAAGCGGGCTGACGGAGAGTTTGATGTAGTGGCTTCCCGGATGTTCCTGGTGGCGAAGACGACAGAAAACAAGCGAGAAGAGATGTCTATTTTGTTAGATACGCTGCGCAAGCTCTCGCTGACCTCCAGGGTGAAGTTCATCATCTTCAACCCTTCTTTTGTGTACATGGACCGCTACGCATCGTCAGTGGGTGCACCACTGAAGAACTCGTGTATTGCTGCTCTGTTCTTGCTCTTCTTTTCTAGCTTTTTGGCTGCTGACCCTTTGGTGAACGCCTGGATAACTGTGACGGTGGCCTCTGTGGAATTCGGTGTGGTGGGATTTATGACTCTGTGGCAAGTGGAGTTAgactgtgtgtcagtgctgtgccTGATTTATGGGGTTAACTACGCCGTGGACTCAAGTGTGCCTCTAGTGTCAGCCTTCGCTCTGGGACGGGATTCGACGCGTACGCGATGGGTGAAGGTGTCCCTGGAGCGGCACGGGGTCCCTGCCTTGCAGAGTTACATGTGCTATGGTGCGGCGTTGTTGCCTTTAGCAGCTGTTCCGTCCAACCTTACTCACACGCTATTCAGGTGTTTTTTCCTCACTGCCCTCATCACCGCCTTCCACTGCCTGGCTATCCTTCCAGTCCTTCTGACATTCTTACCTCCCTCCAAGAAAAAGAGGAGGGAAAGGAAGAACGTGGCAGAGCATCGGGAAGAGATTGAATGCGTTGAGATGGCAGACAGTACCCGAGTGGTTGATCAGATTACCACCGTCTGA